A single window of Paracoccus albus DNA harbors:
- a CDS encoding PRC-barrel domain-containing protein: protein MTNPTTIRPLLLGTALTLSFAVAGQAQQIRVNTEALEGSSAECQSLGMWLSQNEVSADSVDPDAIANAINNDIAAECADFEATLASSAAPAADEASETETAEADATADADATADADATAEADATAEADATAEADAEEEITAEVDLSQDIEVEGEAVVSVPEPNVDVRVPQPEVTVTSQSPEVSVTEAPTQIEIEQQQPQVAVEIPEIIVRVDIPAPRIYMLQGDPEVSVAARDPQVEVVQGEPEITVTQAEPQLSIDLGVGEDGAEAGDVDADASADGGEVQTADGDVEVAAEQPVVRLVQSEEAPQVSVTQSEPQLSYTGAEANVSVTMTEEPTIEVAVSGEPEVTLETMEEREQRQAGTTDAAADGEEANVDEAEAEAEAEATADTAALTVGDVLGMNVLDVNGEDVGEPEAIINTDNGQQLVFSNGGFLNIGDTDVAVPMSRVTMDGENLILGELTEEEIEAAENFEYDESLALENDQPAQLGQ, encoded by the coding sequence ATGACCAACCCTACGACAATTCGCCCGCTTTTGCTTGGCACTGCCTTGACGCTCAGCTTCGCGGTGGCGGGCCAGGCCCAGCAGATCCGTGTCAACACCGAAGCCCTCGAAGGCAGTTCAGCGGAATGTCAGTCGCTTGGCATGTGGCTGAGCCAAAATGAAGTCTCGGCCGATTCTGTTGACCCGGACGCTATTGCGAACGCGATCAACAACGACATCGCCGCAGAATGCGCCGATTTCGAGGCAACGCTTGCCAGTTCCGCGGCGCCAGCGGCTGATGAGGCAAGTGAAACAGAAACAGCAGAGGCGGATGCCACCGCTGACGCCGACGCCACCGCTGACGCTGACGCCACCGCTGAAGCTGACGCAACTGCTGAGGCCGACGCGACTGCTGAAGCCGACGCAGAAGAGGAAATTACCGCAGAGGTCGATCTTTCCCAGGATATCGAAGTTGAAGGCGAAGCCGTCGTCAGCGTTCCAGAGCCAAATGTCGACGTTCGTGTACCTCAGCCCGAGGTTACCGTAACCTCCCAGTCGCCCGAAGTCAGCGTGACAGAAGCACCAACCCAGATCGAAATAGAGCAGCAGCAGCCGCAAGTCGCCGTCGAGATCCCGGAGATCATCGTTCGCGTCGATATCCCTGCACCGCGTATCTATATGCTCCAGGGCGACCCGGAAGTTTCAGTTGCCGCCCGCGATCCACAGGTCGAAGTTGTTCAGGGCGAGCCGGAGATCACGGTGACCCAGGCTGAGCCTCAATTGAGCATTGACCTCGGCGTCGGAGAGGATGGCGCTGAAGCTGGTGATGTCGATGCTGACGCTTCCGCCGATGGTGGCGAGGTACAAACGGCGGACGGTGATGTCGAAGTTGCTGCCGAGCAACCCGTTGTGCGTTTGGTGCAGTCTGAAGAGGCACCGCAGGTAAGCGTCACGCAGTCCGAGCCGCAGCTGTCCTATACCGGCGCGGAAGCCAATGTTTCTGTTACCATGACGGAAGAACCCACGATCGAGGTCGCCGTCTCGGGTGAACCCGAAGTGACACTCGAAACTATGGAAGAACGCGAGCAGCGTCAGGCCGGAACCACGGATGCCGCCGCAGACGGAGAGGAGGCCAATGTCGACGAAGCCGAAGCCGAAGCGGAAGCGGAAGCCACGGCAGACACAGCCGCTCTGACCGTAGGCGACGTTCTGGGCATGAACGTGCTCGATGTGAATGGCGAGGATGTGGGCGAACCTGAAGCCATCATCAACACCGACAATGGCCAGCAGCTTGTCTTCTCGAACGGTGGCTTCCTTAATATCGGTGACACCGACGTGGCCGTCCCGATGAGCCGCGTGACCATGGATGGTGAGAATCTGATCCTCGGCGAGCTGACCGAGGAAGAGATCGAAGCCGCAGAAAACTTCGAGTACGACGAAAGCCTCGCGCTCGAAAACGATCAGCCGGCTCAACTTGGTCAGTAA
- a CDS encoding Z1 domain-containing protein, whose protein sequence is MNEAIETVKNMVESGLFNQARKTEDELRSMIRGVAALVPPGLSGEEIEQIAREIEHKQGIKAGLGAVVDSEDFEPWLDDAKPLIEPFYWNRYQKLLLQNGLPKDVVISTDTVTDKILSRLGNPEKHVPWDRRGMVVGHVQSGKTANYTGLICKAADAGYRLIIVIAGIHNNLRNQTQARIDEGFIGRDTGKSQETKKGGAKHIIGVGHFDPNKTPVSLTNTLRDFNKATASTNTSEIDSYKVPVVLVIKKQSNTLRNLLQWLKDNSARGDREMIDQPMLLIDDEADNASINTKYNREEVTTTNRLIRELLNTFHRSCYVGYTATPFANIFIDPDQDDEMLAEDLFPKDFIIGLDAPSNYFGGKKVFVEGLPDDEEPTWLRYVYDNEDVLPVKHPQDFVVEALPDSLVKAVRAFVLTAAIRKLRNQEHKHCSMLVNASFRNPIQAQLRNRLHEVLQRIQNAVRVNGSTGSKGIADPEIAALKEVWESEFKTAHSSWDEVQAAIHEAIAAAQVVLVNYKSKDVLEYPDEARGKAGRKYIAVGGFSLSRGLTLEGLTVTWFLRNTKMYDTLMQMGRWFGYRTGYEDLCRIWMPAEAIGWYAYIANATEELHSEIHDMASVPTATPRDFGLAVRSHPASLLVTARNKMGSGTKVTTLIGLSNKFVETSRVSIRSGDLAANIAAARSLVSKFKGAGLEEERSPWGALYRGVPVQFIDEFLAAWRNADQSVTTDPAPVRKYIDARSSDELQTWDVLVPSLTKGEANGTLGMPIVPATRYVDLHDLQHDFMSFSGKRMRVASRGIEKAGVDPARAEAAESRYREENGKADSERVNYPDSIYRRERDRGLFILHFVKAKAPDGKEDAKQVDLIPADPVVAWGISLPVSSRPAERVEYVVNTVRYRELFGEEDEDEDQEAPLETS, encoded by the coding sequence ATGAATGAAGCTATCGAGACAGTGAAGAACATGGTCGAAAGTGGCCTGTTCAATCAGGCACGTAAGACCGAAGATGAGCTTCGCAGTATGATCAGAGGCGTCGCAGCTTTGGTCCCGCCGGGCCTCAGCGGAGAAGAGATCGAGCAGATTGCGCGGGAGATCGAGCACAAGCAGGGTATCAAGGCTGGACTTGGTGCGGTGGTCGACAGCGAGGATTTCGAACCTTGGCTGGATGACGCGAAGCCGTTGATCGAGCCTTTCTACTGGAACCGCTACCAGAAATTGCTCCTGCAAAACGGCCTACCGAAAGACGTTGTGATTTCCACGGACACGGTTACGGATAAAATCCTCAGCCGACTAGGCAACCCCGAGAAACACGTACCGTGGGATCGGCGTGGCATGGTGGTTGGCCACGTTCAAAGCGGCAAGACCGCCAATTATACGGGCCTGATCTGCAAGGCGGCTGATGCAGGGTACAGGCTGATCATCGTTATTGCGGGTATTCACAACAACCTTAGAAACCAGACACAGGCCCGGATCGACGAGGGCTTCATCGGTCGCGATACCGGGAAGTCCCAGGAAACCAAGAAGGGCGGTGCAAAACACATCATCGGCGTCGGCCATTTTGACCCGAACAAAACACCGGTCAGCCTTACCAACACGCTACGGGATTTCAACAAGGCCACGGCCTCAACTAACACAAGCGAGATTGACTCCTACAAGGTTCCTGTCGTCCTCGTAATCAAGAAGCAGTCGAATACGCTCCGCAACCTGCTGCAATGGCTCAAGGACAATAGCGCTCGCGGTGACCGTGAGATGATTGATCAGCCTATGCTGCTCATTGATGACGAGGCAGACAACGCTTCGATCAATACCAAGTACAATAGGGAGGAAGTCACGACCACAAATAGGTTGATCCGCGAGCTTCTGAATACTTTCCACCGGAGTTGCTATGTCGGCTACACCGCAACTCCTTTCGCGAATATCTTCATCGACCCTGATCAAGACGATGAAATGCTGGCGGAAGACTTGTTTCCGAAGGACTTTATCATCGGCCTTGATGCGCCATCCAATTATTTCGGCGGCAAAAAGGTTTTTGTCGAAGGCTTGCCGGATGATGAGGAGCCAACTTGGCTGAGGTATGTCTACGACAATGAGGATGTTCTTCCCGTCAAACATCCACAGGACTTTGTCGTGGAAGCACTCCCAGACTCGCTGGTGAAAGCTGTTCGCGCCTTCGTGCTGACTGCTGCTATTCGCAAGCTAAGAAATCAAGAGCACAAACACTGCTCGATGTTGGTTAACGCAAGCTTCCGGAACCCAATTCAAGCACAGCTCCGGAATCGGCTACATGAAGTACTTCAACGGATTCAGAATGCTGTCAGAGTGAACGGTTCAACTGGTAGCAAGGGAATTGCGGACCCCGAGATCGCAGCTTTGAAAGAAGTATGGGAAAGCGAATTCAAGACGGCCCACTCCTCATGGGATGAGGTTCAGGCTGCAATACATGAGGCCATAGCTGCGGCACAGGTCGTGTTGGTGAACTACAAGTCGAAGGATGTCTTGGAATATCCCGATGAAGCTCGTGGCAAAGCGGGTAGAAAATACATTGCAGTCGGTGGTTTTTCTCTGTCGCGCGGTCTAACGCTCGAGGGACTGACGGTAACTTGGTTCCTGCGTAACACGAAGATGTACGATACCCTCATGCAAATGGGCCGGTGGTTTGGATACCGGACAGGATACGAGGATCTCTGCCGCATTTGGATGCCAGCCGAAGCTATTGGTTGGTACGCATATATTGCGAACGCGACAGAGGAATTGCACTCAGAAATTCACGATATGGCGTCTGTTCCGACAGCCACTCCCAGGGATTTCGGTTTGGCGGTGCGAAGTCATCCAGCTTCGTTGCTGGTCACAGCACGCAACAAGATGGGATCGGGAACAAAGGTCACGACGCTGATTGGGCTCTCCAACAAATTTGTCGAGACATCGAGAGTCAGCATTAGATCAGGTGATCTTGCCGCGAATATTGCTGCGGCTAGGTCTCTGGTTTCGAAGTTCAAAGGCGCAGGCTTGGAGGAGGAGCGATCGCCTTGGGGAGCGCTCTATCGTGGCGTGCCGGTCCAGTTCATAGACGAATTTCTCGCGGCTTGGCGCAACGCAGACCAGAGCGTAACGACTGACCCGGCCCCGGTCAGAAAGTATATCGATGCACGGAGTTCGGACGAGCTGCAAACATGGGACGTATTAGTTCCCAGCTTAACCAAAGGCGAGGCCAACGGAACGCTGGGCATGCCGATCGTGCCCGCCACGCGATATGTAGACCTGCACGATCTGCAACATGATTTCATGTCATTCAGTGGGAAGCGAATGCGTGTTGCGTCTCGGGGTATCGAGAAGGCTGGTGTAGACCCGGCAAGGGCTGAGGCAGCCGAGTCGCGGTATCGGGAAGAAAACGGGAAGGCAGACAGTGAACGCGTGAACTATCCGGACTCGATCTACCGACGAGAAAGAGATCGCGGCCTTTTCATCCTCCATTTCGTCAAGGCGAAGGCGCCAGATGGAAAGGAAGATGCCAAGCAAGTCGACCTGATCCCTGCTGACCCCGTTGTGGCGTGGGGCATAAGCCTTCCAGTTTCTTCTCGCCCGGCTGAACGCGTTGAATACGTGGTGAATACGGTGCGCTATCGGGAACTCTTCGGTGAAGAAGACGAAGACGAAGATCAGGAGGCACCTCTTGAAACCTCTTGA
- a CDS encoding MerR family transcriptional regulator, translating into MGKLLETPKELAERVGIPVSNVRYLIREDMLDHIFTAPGRRNPKIPKGAWERYVEKFTVKAAVSEGPDAASGAN; encoded by the coding sequence GTGGGAAAGCTGCTTGAAACCCCCAAGGAACTGGCCGAGCGCGTGGGCATTCCCGTGTCCAACGTGCGTTACCTGATCCGCGAAGACATGCTGGATCACATTTTCACCGCACCAGGACGCCGCAATCCCAAAATCCCAAAAGGTGCTTGGGAGCGATACGTCGAGAAATTCACAGTTAAAGCAGCCGTGAGCGAAGGGCCGGATGCGGCCTCGGGCGCGAATTGA
- a CDS encoding helix-turn-helix domain-containing protein produces MAIVGLGHRLAAVRNMARLSQEEMSQKLGISRSAYQNYERGQRDLTAQLLLKVYEEFDVDPLWMLDGDTEDGKNRRHEQIASANRKIGIAVERRIIERGLTVTPEKKWDAIDFLFDEFLNTDSFANEGDGPDTTRIDSVLRLVS; encoded by the coding sequence ATGGCTATTGTTGGCCTTGGACATCGCCTTGCGGCAGTACGGAACATGGCGCGACTCTCTCAGGAGGAGATGTCGCAAAAGCTGGGCATCAGTCGAAGCGCTTACCAGAACTACGAGCGTGGTCAGCGAGACTTGACCGCCCAATTGCTTCTGAAAGTCTACGAGGAATTCGACGTCGATCCGCTCTGGATGCTCGATGGCGATACCGAGGACGGCAAAAACCGTAGACACGAACAGATCGCCTCGGCCAATCGAAAAATCGGCATAGCAGTCGAGCGCCGGATCATTGAACGCGGTCTGACCGTGACCCCCGAAAAAAAATGGGACGCCATCGATTTCCTCTTCGATGAGTTTCTCAACACCGACTCCTTTGCCAATGAAGGCGATGGGCCGGACACCACGAGAATTGACAGCGTATTGAGGTTGGTAAGTTGA
- the dapF gene encoding diaminopimelate epimerase — MAGMEHARTPGLPFMKMHGLGNDFVIIDLRHGVETPDAATIAAIADRNFGVGFDQLATIDHDEAADARLVFFNNDGSRSAACGNATRCIARFLMEGSGKNHLQLRTDHAVLLAEDAGGGLTRVNMGAPVLDWKSIPLAEDIDIDHLPIAGDPVATGMGNPHMTFFVEDVESVDLDRCGAEHEHHPLYPERTNVEFVQILSSEEIKLRIWERGTGPTLASGSCSCAAAVAAARRGLTGRKVTVNVPGGQLQIDWREDGVWMTGPTAHVFDGVWRG, encoded by the coding sequence ATGGCGGGCATGGAACACGCCCGCACCCCCGGCCTGCCCTTCATGAAGATGCATGGGCTCGGCAATGATTTCGTCATCATCGACCTTCGTCATGGGGTCGAGACGCCCGATGCGGCGACAATCGCAGCCATTGCTGACAGGAATTTCGGCGTCGGGTTCGATCAACTCGCCACAATCGACCACGACGAAGCAGCGGATGCGCGCTTGGTGTTCTTTAACAATGACGGTTCGCGGTCGGCCGCCTGCGGGAACGCCACGCGCTGTATTGCGCGGTTTTTGATGGAAGGCTCCGGCAAAAATCACCTGCAATTGCGCACGGATCATGCCGTTCTGCTGGCCGAGGATGCGGGCGGCGGACTGACCCGGGTCAATATGGGTGCGCCAGTTCTGGATTGGAAATCGATTCCGCTGGCGGAGGATATCGATATTGACCATCTCCCGATCGCCGGTGATCCCGTCGCGACCGGGATGGGCAATCCGCATATGACCTTTTTCGTTGAGGACGTCGAATCAGTCGACCTTGATCGCTGCGGGGCGGAGCACGAGCATCATCCGCTGTACCCCGAACGCACGAATGTTGAGTTCGTGCAGATCCTGTCATCCGAAGAAATCAAGCTGCGCATCTGGGAACGCGGGACCGGGCCGACGCTGGCGTCGGGCTCGTGCTCCTGTGCTGCCGCGGTCGCGGCCGCGCGGCGTGGCCTTACAGGGCGTAAGGTTACGGTGAATGTGCCGGGCGGGCAGTTGCAGATCGACTGGCGCGAGGACGGGGTTTGGATGACCGGGCCGACCGCGCATGTCTTTGACGGGGTCTGGCGGGGATGA
- a CDS encoding hydratase, translating to MKYAIAILALSAGPAMAECPAPETIYAAAEGWLAGERLADPGVTNMEDAACAYTHWRERLEDDLGRPVGVKVGFTSKPAQERFGVDAPVAGALFQPMLLQNGAEVSMTGSRTPFFEADLIVTVADPDALSAATTREEAAAALGDVQAFVEMPDMALAEGLAPTGPIMASYGVIPWRGVMGDSVALSELSDPVADLAALSVTLTANGEVMDQATGEALLGHPLDVVLWLVGQGGYDLSEGSVISLGSLGALHPATPGLEISADYQVGGQPLSVAFTTVE from the coding sequence ATGAAGTATGCGATTGCGATTCTGGCGCTGTCGGCGGGGCCTGCCATGGCCGAATGCCCCGCGCCCGAGACGATCTATGCGGCGGCAGAAGGCTGGCTGGCGGGTGAAAGGCTGGCCGATCCCGGCGTCACCAATATGGAGGATGCGGCCTGCGCCTATACCCATTGGCGAGAACGGCTGGAGGACGATCTGGGCCGTCCGGTCGGCGTGAAGGTCGGTTTCACCTCGAAGCCCGCGCAGGAACGGTTCGGGGTCGATGCGCCGGTGGCCGGTGCGCTGTTCCAGCCGATGTTGCTGCAAAACGGGGCCGAGGTCAGCATGACCGGATCGCGCACCCCGTTTTTCGAAGCCGATCTGATTGTCACCGTCGCCGATCCCGACGCCCTGTCGGCGGCCACGACGCGCGAGGAAGCGGCAGCGGCGCTTGGCGATGTTCAGGCCTTTGTCGAGATGCCGGATATGGCTTTGGCCGAGGGGCTGGCCCCGACCGGGCCGATCATGGCGTCTTACGGCGTGATCCCCTGGCGCGGGGTCATGGGCGATTCTGTTGCGCTGTCCGAGCTGTCCGATCCGGTGGCGGATCTTGCCGCGCTCAGCGTGACGCTGACGGCAAATGGCGAGGTCATGGATCAGGCCACGGGCGAGGCGTTGCTGGGCCATCCGCTGGATGTCGTACTGTGGCTGGTCGGGCAGGGCGGCTATGACCTGTCCGAAGGATCGGTCATTTCGCTTGGCTCGCTTGGCGCATTGCATCCCGCCACGCCGGGGCTGGAGATCAGCGCCGATTATCAGGTCGGCGGCCAGCCCCTGTCGGTCGCCTTCACGACCGTCGAATGA
- a CDS encoding site-specific integrase has protein sequence MKRRKQFPGATAYFDRHGKRRWRFRKGGFSAELGSDYASEDFVRRYEDAVNGHKTRGLIGADRTKPYSVSQLVALWYRSPEFLDLSPSTQKVYRGIVEKFREEHGDKPVRLMQRRHVQTILAEKAETPTAANNLRKRLIQLMDFAITLDWRGDNPARATKPFRVGGDGFHTWDEDELAQFFKVYRPGTLAHTAVTLMLYTGAARVDAVKLGPKNVRNGKIEYRRQKTQRSGGVLVSVPIHPDLAEVLDKLPKDRPFLATQKGTMRSAGGLGNLMQRWTEEAELPQCSAHGLRKACARRLAEAGATAHEIGAVTGHKTLALVQRYTEAAGREGMADSAIEKLIARPNGDRNLANLPKRFVKSDTKPKQGKDIL, from the coding sequence GTGAAACGCCGAAAGCAGTTTCCCGGCGCGACGGCCTATTTCGACCGGCACGGGAAACGGCGTTGGCGATTCCGGAAGGGTGGATTTTCGGCGGAGTTGGGGAGCGACTACGCGTCGGAGGACTTTGTTCGGCGCTATGAGGACGCCGTGAACGGGCACAAGACGCGTGGGCTGATTGGGGCGGACCGGACAAAGCCTTACAGTGTCAGCCAGCTTGTGGCGCTTTGGTATCGCTCACCCGAGTTTCTCGATCTCTCGCCCAGCACGCAGAAGGTTTATCGCGGGATCGTCGAGAAGTTCCGGGAAGAGCATGGCGACAAGCCGGTGCGATTGATGCAGCGGAGGCATGTGCAGACGATCCTCGCAGAGAAGGCCGAGACACCCACCGCAGCAAACAACCTGCGCAAGCGGCTGATCCAGTTGATGGATTTCGCGATCACTCTGGACTGGCGCGGCGATAACCCGGCTCGCGCGACGAAACCGTTTCGCGTGGGCGGTGACGGGTTCCACACGTGGGACGAGGACGAACTGGCGCAGTTCTTCAAGGTCTACAGGCCCGGCACGCTGGCACATACGGCGGTGACGCTGATGCTCTACACCGGCGCGGCGCGGGTCGATGCAGTGAAGCTGGGGCCGAAGAACGTCCGCAACGGCAAGATCGAGTACCGGCGGCAGAAGACGCAGCGCTCAGGCGGTGTTCTGGTGTCCGTGCCAATCCACCCGGACCTGGCGGAGGTTCTGGACAAGTTGCCGAAGGACCGCCCATTCCTGGCCACCCAGAAAGGCACCATGCGCTCTGCCGGTGGGCTGGGCAATCTCATGCAGCGTTGGACCGAAGAGGCCGAGCTGCCTCAGTGTTCCGCCCACGGGCTGCGCAAGGCTTGCGCGCGACGTCTAGCCGAAGCCGGAGCCACCGCGCACGAGATCGGCGCGGTCACAGGCCACAAAACGCTGGCCCTCGTGCAACGCTACACCGAGGCCGCTGGCCGCGAAGGCATGGCCGATTCCGCGATTGAGAAACTGATCGCCCGCCCGAATGGCGACCGCAATTTGGCGAACCTTCCCAAGAGGTTCGTCAAATCCGACACCAAACCCAAACAGGGAAAGGATATTTTATGA
- the mtaB gene encoding tRNA (N(6)-L-threonylcarbamoyladenosine(37)-C(2))-methylthiotransferase MtaB: MSAPVFSTHGCRLNAYESEAMREMAEAAGLQGAVIVNTCAVTAEAVRKARQDIRRLSRENPGAPVIVTGCAAQTEPDTFAAMPEVTRVVGNSEKMRPETWAGLTPDLIGQTERVIVDDIMSVKETAGHLIDGFGRHRAYVQVQNGCDHRCTFCIIPYGRGNSRSVPAGVVVDQIKRLRDRGFNEVVLTGVDLTSWGADLPSTPRLGDLVMRILKLVPDLPRLRISSIDSIEADENLMQAIATEPRLMPHLHLSLQAGDDMILKRMRRRHLRDDAIRFCEDARRLRPEIVFGADIIAGFPTETEAMFENSLKLVEDCGLTFLHVFPYSARQGTPAARMPAVNGKVIKERAARLRAAGNEALHRHLNAQIGRTHRVLTEGPRLGRTEQFTEVSFERDMPEGTLLYGEVAGHDGTRLFLR, from the coding sequence ATGAGTGCGCCGGTATTTTCCACCCATGGCTGCCGCCTGAACGCCTATGAATCAGAGGCGATGCGAGAGATGGCCGAGGCCGCAGGGCTTCAGGGCGCGGTGATCGTGAACACCTGCGCCGTGACTGCCGAGGCCGTGCGCAAGGCCCGTCAGGACATCCGCCGCTTGTCGCGCGAAAATCCCGGAGCGCCGGTCATCGTCACCGGCTGCGCGGCCCAGACCGAACCCGACACCTTCGCCGCGATGCCAGAGGTTACGCGCGTCGTCGGCAACAGCGAAAAGATGCGGCCAGAGACATGGGCGGGCCTGACACCCGACCTGATTGGACAGACCGAACGTGTGATCGTCGACGACATCATGTCCGTTAAGGAAACCGCCGGCCATCTGATCGACGGCTTCGGCCGGCACCGCGCCTATGTGCAGGTCCAGAACGGCTGCGATCACCGCTGCACCTTCTGCATCATCCCTTATGGCCGGGGCAATTCGCGCAGCGTCCCAGCGGGTGTCGTCGTCGACCAGATCAAACGCCTGCGCGATCGCGGCTTTAATGAGGTCGTTCTGACCGGGGTCGACCTGACCTCATGGGGGGCCGATCTGCCTAGTACGCCGCGCCTTGGCGATCTGGTCATGCGCATCCTCAAACTGGTGCCGGATCTGCCCCGGTTGCGGATTTCGTCCATCGATTCGATCGAGGCGGACGAGAACCTCATGCAGGCCATCGCCACCGAACCGCGCCTGATGCCGCATCTGCATTTGTCGCTTCAGGCCGGGGATGACATGATCCTCAAGCGTATGAGACGCCGCCATCTGCGCGACGATGCAATCCGCTTCTGCGAAGATGCCCGCCGCCTGCGCCCCGAGATCGTCTTCGGCGCCGATATCATCGCGGGCTTCCCGACCGAGACCGAGGCGATGTTCGAGAACTCGCTGAAACTGGTTGAGGATTGCGGGCTGACCTTCCTGCATGTCTTCCCCTACTCGGCGCGGCAGGGCACCCCCGCCGCCAGAATGCCCGCTGTGAACGGCAAAGTGATCAAGGAACGCGCCGCCCGCCTTCGCGCCGCCGGAAACGAGGCCCTGCACCGCCATCTGAACGCCCAGATCGGCCGCACCCACCGCGTCCTGACAGAGGGCCCAAGGCTTGGCCGGACCGAGCAATTCACCGAGGTCAGCTTTGAGCGAGACATGCCCGAAGGCACATTGCTTTATGGCGAAGTCGCAGGGCACGACGGTACGCGGCTGTTTCTCCGATAG
- a CDS encoding ATP-binding protein codes for MTKHIVREVDATPYAASLIEGHRDFGYNLETALADIIDNAITAGARTVELIADTVADEPWIALSDDGSGMTETELVEAMRLGSKNPTDEREAEDLGRFGLGLKSASFSQCRSLTVLTRQDGRRSCARWDLDRVAKRNDWSLELIENPEVVTGHDLLAESGTVVIWEKLDRLSGGYTHDRAKRAEHMNSELSRAEHHLRLVFHRFLEGAKPRLKLSLNGRPLKPNDPMATSHAATQKDPEEVLRLRQGDVLIRCHTLPHHKRMSREEWEEIGGPDGHLKAQGLYVYREKRLIISGGWLGLARQTELTKLCRIAVDIPNTMDAEWKIDVKKASAQLPPVVRERLKKVVERFVGTSKRTYRSRGQKLVDETRFPIWNRVQKDGQIVFRPNLEHPVFRTYSDQLPEELREGFERCLRIVGSGLPIETLHAELVGNAEAVTADETSATDLEELVYSLAVTLMENGVPSEALSDTMQSNPFLRVRWEAAAPILEDFLRTRIS; via the coding sequence GTGACGAAGCATATTGTTCGGGAGGTGGATGCAACACCCTATGCAGCATCTCTCATCGAGGGCCATCGCGACTTCGGCTACAACCTCGAGACTGCTCTCGCCGACATCATTGACAACGCCATAACCGCTGGCGCGCGCACGGTGGAACTGATCGCGGACACTGTCGCGGATGAGCCATGGATCGCGCTGTCAGACGATGGTTCGGGCATGACGGAGACCGAACTGGTCGAAGCGATGCGTCTCGGGTCGAAGAACCCGACCGACGAGCGCGAGGCCGAAGACCTCGGTCGATTCGGCCTCGGCCTCAAGAGTGCCAGCTTCTCGCAGTGCCGAAGTCTGACGGTTCTGACGCGGCAAGACGGTCGAAGGTCCTGTGCGCGCTGGGACCTGGATCGCGTCGCGAAACGGAACGACTGGAGCCTCGAACTCATCGAAAACCCCGAGGTCGTGACAGGCCATGACCTCCTCGCGGAGAGCGGAACGGTTGTCATCTGGGAGAAACTCGATCGCTTGAGTGGCGGTTACACCCATGACCGCGCTAAGCGGGCTGAGCATATGAACTCTGAGTTGTCCCGTGCCGAGCATCATCTGCGCTTGGTGTTTCACCGCTTCTTGGAGGGCGCCAAGCCACGGCTAAAACTGTCACTCAACGGTCGCCCGCTGAAACCCAACGATCCCATGGCAACGTCTCATGCCGCCACGCAGAAGGACCCGGAGGAGGTGCTTCGCCTGCGTCAGGGTGACGTCCTGATCAGATGCCACACGCTTCCCCATCACAAGCGGATGAGCCGGGAAGAATGGGAAGAAATTGGCGGTCCTGATGGGCATCTGAAGGCCCAGGGCCTGTATGTCTACCGCGAGAAACGTCTCATCATCTCGGGGGGGTGGCTGGGCCTGGCGCGCCAAACCGAACTGACGAAACTCTGCCGTATAGCAGTCGATATCCCCAACACGATGGACGCCGAGTGGAAGATCGACGTCAAGAAGGCCTCGGCCCAGCTTCCCCCGGTGGTGCGTGAGCGCCTGAAGAAGGTGGTGGAAAGGTTCGTTGGCACATCCAAACGCACCTATCGCAGCAGAGGCCAAAAGCTGGTCGATGAGACCCGTTTTCCGATCTGGAATCGGGTGCAGAAGGATGGGCAGATCGTCTTCCGCCCCAACCTGGAGCACCCGGTCTTTCGAACCTATTCCGATCAGTTGCCAGAAGAACTGCGAGAGGGTTTCGAACGTTGCCTGCGCATCGTTGGGTCTGGTCTGCCGATCGAGACGCTGCATGCTGAACTCGTCGGGAACGCGGAAGCGGTCACAGCTGACGAGACTTCAGCAACCGACCTCGAAGAGTTGGTCTATTCCCTTGCAGTGACACTGATGGAAAACGGTGTGCCCTCCGAGGCTCTGTCGGACACGATGCAGAGCAACCCATTCTTGCGAGTACGGTGGGAAGCTGCCGCACCGATTCTGGAAGACTTTTTAAGGACACGAATTTCATGA